Proteins co-encoded in one Plectropomus leopardus isolate mb chromosome 14, YSFRI_Pleo_2.0, whole genome shotgun sequence genomic window:
- the LOC121953705 gene encoding putative nuclease HARBI1 produces MEEEEQLRSFMFLMTYMLLKRRRDINNANIQRRNEIQRRIRHRQHFFQRQRRMLMMMIAGGIRSNVRIRTRPWTTTQSTDWWERVVMTEFQPSDWLDKFRMSRETFFYLCDKLRPRLARQDTSFRLALPVEKRVAVALWRLASNIEYRTISTLFGVGKSTVCRCVRDMCHAIVALLSSIYLRPPNEQELEDSAQLFLSNWGFPHCVAAIATLHTAIITPSNNASDYANPTGWLSVLSQVAVSGRGQFWDVCASFPGGTDPADIFQNSSLWATAAEGGLSPAPPPVFMGKPLRYVLLGEACYPLQSWLMRAYPEEKGRRASHAPLTEPQLLFNRRLTRALRVSEEALLRLRARWQCLSKRNDCGLDVVPTMILACCILHNMCESHGDAFKEEWQLEVSEAESPQPSHKPLTSTSTDQSHAEEVRQLFCDYFEEQSD; encoded by the exons atggaggaagaggagcagctgcgCTCCTTCATGTTCCTGATGACTTACATGCTGCTGAAGCGCAGGAGAGACATCAACAACGCGAACATCCAGAGACGCAACGAGATCCAGAGACGCATCAGACACCGACAGCACTTCTtccagagacagaggaggatgCTGATG aTGATGATAGCAGGAGGTATCCGCTCCAACGTCCGCATCCGCACTCGTCCCTGGACCACCACTCAAAGCACTGATTGGTGGGAGCGTGTGGTGATGACAGAATTCCagccctctgattggctggatAAGTTCCGCATGAGCCGGGAGACGTTCTTCTACCTCTGTGACAAGCTGAGGCCTCGTCTGGCCCGTCAGGACACCAGCTTCCGCCTGGCGCTGCCGGTGGAGAAACGTGTAGCGGTGGCTCTGTGGCGGCTGGCGTCCAACATCGAGTACCGCACCATCAGCACCCTGTTTGGCGTGGGGAAGTCCACCGTGTGCAGGTGTGTCAGGGACATGTGTCACGCCATCGTGGCGCTCCTAAGCTCCATCTACCTGCGGCCCCCCAATgagcaggagctggaggatTCAGCCCAGCTCTTCCTGTCCAACTGGGGCTTCCCTCACTGCGTCGCTGCCATAGCAACCCTCCACACAGCTATCATCACCCCCTCAAACAACGCGTCTGACTACGCCAACCCGACCGGCTGGCTGTCAGTGCTGTCTCAG GTGGCTGTGAGTGGTCGGGGGCAGTTCTGGGATGTATGTGCCAGTTTTCCAGGTGGGACGGACCCAGCGGACATCTTCCAGAACTCATCGCTGTGGGCCACAGCTGCGGAGGGAGGACTGTCTCCTGCCCCGCCACCTGTCTTCATGGGAAAACCGCTCAG GTACGTGCTGCTGGGGGAGGCCTGCTACCCTCTGCAGAGCTGGCTGATGAGGGCCTATCCGGAGGAAAAAGGCCGGAGGGCGAGCCACGCACCTCTGACGGAGCCGCAGCTGCTCTTCAATCGGCGGCTCACCAGAGCGCTGCGTGTGTCCGAGGAGGCGCTGCTGAGGCTGAGGGCACGCTGGCAGTGTCTGAGCAAGAGGAACGACTGCGGACTGGACGTGGTGCCCACCATGATTCTGGCGTGCTGCATTCTGCACAACATGTGCGAGTCCCACGGGGACGCCTTCAAAGAGGAGTGGCAGCTGGAGGTGTCCGAGGCCGAGAGCCCTCAGCCCAGCCACAAGCCGCTCACCTCGACCAGCACCGACCAGAGTCATGCCGAGGAGGTCCGACAACTCTTCTGTGACTATTTTGAAGAGCAGAGTGATTGA